In Rhizobium sp. BT04, the following proteins share a genomic window:
- a CDS encoding anti-sigma factor: MKAIDPILDADLDAYVDGELDVARRIQVESYLSEHPAIAAKVMADLSVKGELRLALAGESAFGRPETRDAARRLERGLSYGRIFHSMQRIAAVAILVAAGWVAHNSFGAFSATEVSASVPAPAYVEDAVRAYQTAALRQSMPPQTPATYSADDIRAATAIVMPELPRDWKVADVQIFPSEFGPSVEMAIEQADGKRLSLFAVRPGAFEVKPVSHLTLEKAEAAYWQIGEVAYALIADDSGLNLDQAAERLARSLY; encoded by the coding sequence ATGAAAGCAATTGATCCGATCCTCGATGCCGATCTCGACGCCTATGTCGACGGCGAGCTCGATGTCGCCCGCCGCATCCAGGTGGAATCCTATCTTTCCGAGCATCCGGCGATTGCCGCCAAGGTGATGGCCGACCTCAGTGTCAAAGGCGAACTGCGTCTGGCGCTTGCCGGCGAAAGTGCCTTCGGCCGTCCCGAGACCCGCGATGCCGCCCGCCGACTGGAACGTGGCCTTTCCTATGGCCGCATTTTCCATTCGATGCAGCGCATCGCCGCCGTCGCCATTCTGGTCGCCGCCGGCTGGGTGGCGCACAATTCCTTCGGCGCCTTCTCGGCCACCGAGGTGTCGGCCTCCGTGCCGGCGCCGGCCTATGTCGAAGATGCCGTCCGTGCCTATCAGACCGCGGCCCTGCGCCAATCGATGCCTCCGCAGACGCCGGCCACCTATAGTGCTGACGACATTCGCGCCGCCACTGCGATCGTCATGCCCGAACTGCCCAGGGATTGGAAGGTGGCCGATGTGCAGATCTTCCCGTCCGAATTCGGCCCCAGCGTCGAGATGGCGATCGAACAGGCCGATGGAAAGCGACTGTCGCTTTTTGCCGTCCGCCCGGGCGCCTTCGAGGTCAAGCCGGTCAGCCATCTCACGCTTGAGAAAGCAGAAGCCGCCTATTGGCAGATCGGCGAGGTCGCTTATGCGCTGATCGCCGACGATAGCGGTCTCAACCTCGACCAGGCGGCCGAACGGCTCGCCCGCTCGCTCTATTAA
- the cueR gene encoding Cu(I)-responsive transcriptional regulator — protein sequence MNIGQASERSGLPSKTIRYYEDIGLIRPERGENGYRDYAATDVHKLRFLQRSRGLGFSVEECRQLLALYEDKDRASADVRDIAQTKLTEIDRKIRELSELRHTLEHLVHACHGNDRPDCPILEELSDGG from the coding sequence ATGAATATCGGGCAAGCATCGGAACGGTCCGGCCTGCCGTCGAAGACCATCCGCTATTACGAGGATATCGGCCTTATCCGCCCCGAAAGGGGCGAAAACGGCTACCGCGACTATGCCGCAACCGACGTGCACAAGCTGCGCTTCCTGCAGCGCTCGCGCGGCCTCGGCTTTTCCGTCGAGGAATGCCGGCAATTGCTGGCGCTCTATGAGGACAAGGACCGGGCGAGCGCCGACGTCAGGGATATCGCCCAGACCAAGCTTACCGAGATCGACCGCAAGATCCGCGAACTGTCGGAACTGCGCCACACGCTGGAGCACCTCGTGCATGCCTGCCACGGCAACGACAGGCCGGACTGTCCGATCCTCGAAGAGCTTTCGGACGGCGGCTGA
- a CDS encoding sigma-70 family RNA polymerase sigma factor: MERKDRPFDVIGQLAALRRYARSLVRNSDEAEDLVHDALVRAFEKKKSFRSGANLRTWLLSILHNAHIDRLRRNRSLTRRHDEAAVEAEQSLPAGQEHAVRLQQVRDAFFDLPEEQREALHLVAIEDLSYQEAAQALGIPVGTLMSRISRARAQLREFEEKTPRASHLRLIGGNGNESN; encoded by the coding sequence ATGGAACGCAAAGACCGCCCCTTCGACGTCATCGGACAGCTTGCAGCGCTGCGGCGCTACGCTCGCTCGCTGGTGCGCAATTCGGACGAGGCGGAGGATCTGGTGCACGATGCGCTGGTGCGTGCCTTCGAGAAGAAAAAGAGCTTCCGCAGCGGCGCCAACCTGCGCACATGGCTGCTCTCCATCCTGCACAATGCCCATATCGACCGTCTTCGCCGGAATCGCTCGCTGACGCGCCGCCACGACGAGGCGGCTGTCGAAGCCGAGCAGTCGCTGCCGGCCGGCCAGGAACATGCGGTGCGCCTGCAGCAGGTGCGCGACGCCTTCTTCGATCTGCCGGAGGAACAGCGCGAGGCGCTGCATCTCGTGGCCATCGAAGACCTCTCCTACCAGGAAGCCGCCCAGGCGCTCGGCATTCCCGTGGGCACGCTGATGTCGCGCATCTCGCGGGCCCGCGCGCAGTTGCGCGAATTCGAGGAGAAGACGCCGCGCGCTTCGCATCTGAGATTGATCGGAGGGAACGGCAATGAAAGCAATTGA
- a CDS encoding Bax inhibitor-1/YccA family protein: protein MNPINPRYGAVAGSQALFDEGLRQHMLRVYNYMALGLVITGLVAFVVGSTPALYVPIFGSPLKWVVMLAPLAFVFFFSFRIQTMSASTAQITFWAFCAVMGLSLASVFLVFTGMSIARTFFITATMFGATSLYGYATKRDLSRMGSFLMMGLFGIIIAGIVNIFLGSSALQFAISVIGIVVFVGLTAYDTQNIKEQYSENYDQESNQKLAVFGALSLYLNFVNIFQLLLNFTGERE, encoded by the coding sequence ATGAACCCGATCAATCCCCGCTATGGCGCCGTCGCCGGCTCCCAGGCCCTCTTCGACGAGGGTCTCCGCCAGCATATGCTGCGCGTCTACAACTATATGGCTCTCGGCCTCGTCATCACAGGCCTCGTCGCCTTCGTCGTCGGCTCGACGCCGGCACTCTACGTCCCGATCTTCGGCTCGCCGCTGAAGTGGGTGGTGATGCTCGCCCCGCTCGCCTTCGTCTTCTTCTTCTCGTTCCGCATCCAGACGATGTCGGCCAGCACCGCCCAGATCACCTTCTGGGCCTTCTGCGCCGTAATGGGCCTGTCGCTTGCCTCCGTCTTCCTGGTCTTCACTGGGATGAGCATCGCACGGACCTTCTTCATCACCGCCACGATGTTCGGCGCCACCAGCCTTTACGGCTATGCGACGAAGCGTGACCTCTCGCGCATGGGCTCGTTCCTGATGATGGGCCTGTTCGGCATCATCATCGCCGGCATCGTCAACATCTTCCTGGGCTCCTCCGCCCTGCAGTTCGCGATCTCGGTGATCGGCATCGTCGTCTTCGTCGGCCTCACCGCCTACGACACACAGAACATCAAGGAACAGTATTCGGAAAACTACGATCAGGAATCGAACCAGAAGCTCGCCGTCTTCGGCGCGCTCTCGCTCTACCTGAACTTCGTCAACATCTTCCAGCTTCTGCTCAACTTCACCGGCGAGCGGGAATAG
- a CDS encoding heavy metal translocating P-type ATPase: MDIKHEHDHHHSHAHGDDQCHCGDDQEKSAVAMIRDPICGMTVDPQAGKPSLDHGGRTYHFCSEGCRTKFAAAPEDYLTAKDPVCGMSVDRSTARYFLKVEGEKFYFCSAACQAKFEADPAAYRDGQRPPPKPAPKGTLYTCPMHPEVVSDRPGDCPKCGMALEPMGIPPADEGPNPELIDFVRRLWVSAILALPLLALSMGPMFGLTLREAIGEPQATYIELLLATPVVLWAALPFFRRAWASLVNRSPNMWTLIGLGVGTAYLYSVVATLAPGIFPMSFHGHAAAVPVYFEAAAVIVALVFVGQVLELKARERTGSAIRALLDLAPKTARRIQADGSESDMPVDDIKTGDRLRVRPGERVPVDGSVLEGQSTVDESMISGEPLPVEKSQGDALTGGTINKNGTFVMAAEKVGADMVLSRIVDMVAKAQRSRAPIQGAVDRVSAVFVPAVVAAAILAFVVWAAIGPEPRMANGLLAAVAVLIIACPCALGLATPMSIMIATGRGAGEGVLIKDAEALERFSKVDTLIVDKTGTLTEGKPKLTDIVAFGGVDDTRLLSLAASLERGSEHPLAEAIVSGAEERGVPFVEVTGFEAKTGKGVQGLAHGTTIALGNAAMLADLGIDSTALSETTEALRDDGKTVMFVVIDGALAGLVAVADRIKPTTTAAIKALHDSGLKIIMATGDNERTARAVAKSLGIDEVRADVLPEGKKALIDELRAKGAIIAMAGDGVNDAPALAAADVGIAMGTGADVAMESAGITLVKGDLTGIVRARRLAEATMRNIRQNLGFAFGYNALGVPVAAGVLYPIFGLLLSPMIAAAAMSLSSVSVISNALRLRFAKL; the protein is encoded by the coding sequence ATGGATATCAAGCACGAACACGATCACCATCACAGCCACGCCCATGGCGACGATCAGTGCCATTGCGGCGATGATCAGGAGAAGTCTGCCGTCGCCATGATCCGTGATCCCATATGTGGCATGACCGTCGATCCGCAGGCCGGCAAGCCCTCGCTCGACCATGGCGGCCGCACCTATCATTTCTGCTCCGAGGGTTGCCGGACGAAATTCGCCGCTGCACCTGAGGATTATCTGACGGCGAAGGACCCCGTCTGCGGCATGAGCGTCGATCGATCGACGGCGAGATATTTCCTGAAAGTCGAGGGCGAGAAATTCTATTTCTGCTCCGCGGCGTGCCAAGCGAAATTCGAAGCCGACCCCGCAGCCTATCGCGATGGCCAGCGCCCACCTCCAAAACCGGCGCCGAAAGGCACGCTCTATACCTGCCCGATGCATCCTGAAGTCGTCAGCGATCGTCCCGGCGACTGCCCGAAATGCGGCATGGCGCTGGAGCCGATGGGCATTCCGCCCGCTGACGAAGGCCCGAACCCCGAACTCATCGATTTCGTCAGGCGGCTTTGGGTCAGCGCCATCCTTGCCCTGCCGTTGCTGGCCCTCAGCATGGGGCCGATGTTCGGCCTGACGCTCCGCGAAGCGATCGGCGAGCCGCAGGCGACCTATATCGAACTGCTGCTGGCAACGCCGGTGGTGCTCTGGGCCGCCCTCCCCTTCTTCCGCCGCGCATGGGCGTCGCTTGTCAACCGCAGCCCGAATATGTGGACGCTGATCGGTCTCGGCGTCGGCACCGCCTATCTCTACAGTGTCGTCGCCACGCTTGCGCCCGGCATCTTCCCGATGAGCTTCCATGGCCATGCCGCAGCCGTGCCTGTCTATTTCGAGGCCGCCGCCGTTATCGTCGCGCTCGTCTTCGTCGGCCAGGTGCTGGAATTGAAAGCCCGCGAACGCACCGGTTCGGCAATCCGCGCCTTGCTCGACCTTGCGCCGAAGACGGCGCGTCGCATTCAAGCCGATGGCAGCGAGTCCGACATGCCGGTGGACGATATCAAGACCGGCGACCGGCTGCGCGTGCGTCCCGGCGAGCGGGTGCCGGTGGACGGCTCCGTCCTCGAAGGCCAGTCGACCGTCGACGAATCGATGATATCAGGCGAGCCCCTGCCCGTGGAGAAGTCGCAGGGCGATGCCCTGACCGGCGGCACGATCAACAAGAACGGCACCTTCGTCATGGCCGCCGAGAAGGTCGGCGCAGACATGGTGCTGTCGCGCATCGTCGACATGGTCGCCAAAGCGCAACGCTCGCGGGCGCCGATCCAGGGTGCGGTCGATAGAGTATCGGCCGTCTTCGTGCCGGCGGTGGTCGCCGCCGCCATCCTCGCCTTCGTCGTCTGGGCCGCGATCGGTCCGGAGCCGCGCATGGCCAATGGGCTGCTTGCCGCCGTCGCCGTTCTGATCATCGCCTGCCCCTGTGCGCTCGGCCTTGCAACGCCTATGTCGATCATGATCGCCACGGGTCGCGGCGCTGGCGAAGGCGTGCTGATCAAGGACGCCGAGGCGCTTGAGCGCTTTTCCAAGGTCGACACGCTGATCGTCGACAAGACCGGCACGCTCACCGAAGGCAAGCCGAAGCTTACCGATATCGTCGCCTTCGGCGGCGTCGATGATACTCGGCTGCTGTCGCTGGCGGCAAGCCTGGAGCGCGGCTCCGAACACCCACTGGCCGAAGCGATCGTTTCCGGCGCCGAGGAGCGCGGTGTTCCCTTCGTGGAGGTCACCGGCTTCGAGGCAAAGACCGGCAAGGGCGTCCAGGGCCTCGCCCACGGCACGACGATAGCGCTCGGCAATGCGGCGATGCTCGCCGATCTCGGCATCGACTCCACAGCACTTTCCGAGACGACAGAGGCCCTGCGCGACGACGGCAAGACGGTGATGTTCGTGGTGATCGACGGCGCGCTTGCCGGTCTCGTCGCCGTTGCCGACCGGATCAAACCGACGACAACAGCGGCCATCAAGGCGCTGCACGACAGCGGGCTCAAGATCATCATGGCGACCGGTGACAATGAACGCACCGCGCGGGCGGTGGCAAAAAGCCTCGGCATCGACGAGGTCCGCGCCGATGTGCTGCCGGAAGGCAAGAAGGCGCTGATCGATGAGCTGCGGGCCAAAGGCGCCATCATCGCCATGGCCGGCGACGGCGTCAACGACGCGCCGGCACTTGCCGCGGCCGACGTCGGCATCGCCATGGGCACCGGCGCCGACGTTGCGATGGAAAGCGCCGGCATCACCTTGGTGAAGGGCGATCTCACCGGCATCGTCAGGGCGCGGCGGCTGGCGGAGGCGACGATGCGCAACATCCGCCAGAATCTCGGCTTCGCCTTCGGCTATAATGCCCTCGGCGTGCCGGTCGCCGCCGGCGTGCTCTATCCGATCTTCGGGCTGCTGCTGTCACCGATGATCGCGGCGGCGGCGATGAGCCTTTCCTCCGTCTCGGTGATATCAAATGCGCTGAGACTGCGTTTTGCAAAACTGTAG
- the treY gene encoding malto-oligosyltrehalose synthase yields MTLPTATYRIQFRNGMTFDHACGLVPYLKALGISHLYASPIFTAVSGSTHGYDVTDANEIDPALGGRAGFERLTESLASAGMGLILDIVPNHMAASPENGWWRDVLIFGRQSAYANHFDIDWSEPLTLPQLGQDFEAALAAGELSITLDETHGNFAFGHFDTLLPLNPSSYGVLANRLDDPVATRMAEAAAVTSGEDFARAMRDILFEGGDRALLRQKLEDVSSDCDFLKNLHEGQYWRLTHWKEASRHLNYRRFFEVTGLVGTRVEDPAVFEDLHRLTVELVRHGKVQGLRIDHVDGLAEPKAYLDRLREAVGPDTYIVVEKILGPGEVLPESWPVAGTTGYEFIAALSELFIDSSGLRILDGAYRSLAGGTGDLEEGRRLAKSLMVERNFAGETNRLVSIVAGIFPELKRDEIATALCELLIAFPVYRTYGDGGPLSWQDAAVLAGTASQVMPKLDNRSACDHVLRLLEGKIEGDAARAFRIRFQQLSGPVMAKATEDTLFYRYNRLLAANEVGGEPGKAPGGTEEFHRRMAERARLQPHGLSASTTHDTKRGEDARARLYALSEGADVFAQAVDRWREMNRPWLQELPDGVAPEPNVEWMLYQALAGIWPEDFDRGQTDALAERFTGYAVKAVREAKLRSNWTEQDTAFEEAVTRYAAALVSAENSAFLEDFESVLQPFIAAGYLNSLSQTMLKLTAPGIPDIYQGTEGFDFSLVDPDNRRPIDHERLTAWLDEAGPIAKLQAAALKQRIVAIGLQLRQRYADLFARGDYLPLKVTGNRRDHVLAFARVHKGDFAIIAAPRLMFGWLDPGVLFAGPEFWEDTAIAVPSPLHGLKADLVTGKTIEPGGSISVAALLGSQPVGLISPL; encoded by the coding sequence ATGACACTTCCGACAGCGACCTACCGGATCCAATTCCGCAATGGCATGACCTTCGATCACGCCTGCGGCCTCGTCCCCTACCTCAAGGCGCTCGGTATCAGCCACCTCTACGCCTCGCCGATCTTCACCGCCGTTAGCGGCTCCACTCATGGCTATGACGTGACAGACGCCAATGAGATCGATCCGGCGCTCGGCGGCCGGGCCGGATTCGAGCGGCTGACGGAAAGCCTCGCCTCGGCAGGCATGGGGCTGATCCTCGACATCGTCCCGAACCACATGGCCGCCTCGCCGGAAAACGGCTGGTGGCGCGACGTGCTGATATTCGGCCGGCAAAGCGCCTATGCCAACCACTTCGACATCGACTGGAGCGAACCGCTGACCCTGCCGCAACTCGGCCAGGATTTCGAGGCGGCGCTCGCCGCCGGCGAGCTCAGCATCACGCTCGACGAAACGCACGGCAATTTCGCATTTGGTCATTTCGACACGCTGTTGCCATTAAACCCCAGCAGTTACGGCGTGCTCGCCAACCGGCTCGACGACCCGGTTGCAACGAGAATGGCGGAGGCAGCAGCCGTCACCTCCGGCGAGGACTTCGCCCGGGCGATGCGCGACATTCTTTTTGAAGGCGGCGATCGGGCGCTCCTCCGGCAAAAACTCGAGGACGTCTCGTCCGATTGCGATTTCCTCAAAAACCTGCATGAGGGGCAGTACTGGCGGCTGACCCACTGGAAGGAAGCGTCGCGGCATCTGAACTATCGCCGTTTTTTCGAGGTGACCGGACTGGTCGGCACCCGCGTGGAAGATCCCGCGGTGTTCGAGGACTTGCATCGGCTGACGGTCGAGTTGGTGCGTCATGGCAAGGTCCAGGGCCTGCGCATCGACCATGTCGACGGGCTCGCCGAACCCAAGGCCTATCTCGACAGGTTGCGAGAGGCGGTCGGGCCGGACACCTATATCGTCGTCGAAAAGATCCTCGGACCCGGTGAGGTCCTGCCGGAGAGCTGGCCGGTCGCCGGCACCACGGGATATGAATTCATCGCCGCGCTCAGCGAACTGTTCATCGACAGCAGCGGTCTGCGCATCTTGGACGGCGCCTATCGCAGCCTCGCCGGAGGGACGGGCGATCTCGAGGAGGGCCGGCGGCTTGCCAAAAGCCTGATGGTCGAACGCAATTTCGCCGGCGAGACAAACAGGCTGGTGTCGATCGTGGCAGGCATCTTTCCCGAGCTAAAGAGAGACGAGATCGCCACCGCGCTCTGCGAACTGCTGATCGCCTTTCCCGTCTACCGCACCTATGGCGACGGCGGCCCGCTTTCCTGGCAGGATGCAGCGGTCCTTGCCGGGACAGCATCGCAAGTCATGCCAAAGCTCGATAATCGCAGTGCATGCGACCATGTGCTGAGGCTTCTCGAAGGCAAGATCGAAGGTGATGCGGCCCGCGCGTTCCGGATCCGCTTCCAGCAATTGAGCGGGCCAGTGATGGCGAAGGCGACCGAGGATACGCTGTTTTACCGCTATAACAGGCTGCTTGCCGCAAACGAAGTGGGCGGCGAACCGGGCAAGGCGCCCGGCGGCACGGAGGAGTTCCACCGTCGCATGGCCGAGCGGGCGCGGCTGCAGCCGCATGGGCTTTCGGCGAGCACCACCCACGACACCAAACGCGGCGAGGATGCGCGCGCCAGGCTTTACGCGCTGAGCGAGGGGGCGGATGTCTTTGCCCAGGCGGTGGATCGTTGGCGCGAGATGAACCGGCCGTGGCTGCAGGAGTTGCCGGATGGCGTTGCGCCGGAGCCGAATGTCGAATGGATGCTCTATCAGGCGCTCGCCGGCATCTGGCCGGAAGATTTCGACCGTGGGCAGACGGATGCGCTTGCTGAACGCTTCACCGGCTATGCGGTCAAGGCGGTGCGCGAGGCCAAACTGCGCAGCAATTGGACAGAACAGGATACCGCCTTTGAAGAAGCAGTGACGCGCTATGCCGCGGCACTGGTGTCAGCCGAGAATAGCGCCTTCCTCGAAGATTTCGAAAGCGTGCTGCAGCCCTTCATCGCGGCGGGTTACCTCAACAGCCTGTCGCAGACGATGCTCAAGCTGACGGCTCCCGGCATTCCCGATATCTACCAGGGCACGGAGGGTTTCGATTTCAGCCTCGTCGATCCCGACAACCGCCGGCCGATCGACCATGAACGGCTGACAGCATGGCTTGATGAAGCCGGACCGATCGCCAAGCTGCAGGCGGCGGCCTTGAAGCAGCGCATCGTGGCGATCGGCCTGCAACTGCGCCAGCGGTACGCGGATCTCTTTGCCAGAGGCGACTATCTGCCGCTGAAGGTGACGGGCAATCGGCGCGACCATGTGCTGGCCTTTGCCCGGGTGCACAAGGGTGATTTCGCCATCATCGCGGCGCCGCGGCTGATGTTCGGCTGGCTCGACCCGGGCGTGCTCTTTGCCGGCCCGGAATTCTGGGAGGATACGGCAATCGCCGTCCCCTCCCCTCTTCACGGGCTGAAAGCGGACCTGGTGACCGGAAAGACGATCGAACCCGGCGGCAGCATCTCGGTCGCCGCCCTGCTCGGCAGCCAGCCGGTTGGGCTGATCAGCCCGCTCTAG
- a CDS encoding RHE_PE00001 family protein: MRYDIDGAMLQTLLPFLAAAEDAVARLDERVLRSPVGEGFAERSHFFDAAGALWVAGELVHVEDLVLHDAHMDSRAPSHELTIAHSVLRARRRIWTGEPSWALGAPGLATLTATLGEGEGDAREPKRPEASAEVDEEGEDEDAPLAAEMAEIDAILARSQKLIDIHTGKTSASEQVAIPTARRNEDPLGLLGDDEWDEEQRLAEWRSVLPLADTLPPVLGAVILFEAWERIEPLRRQHWLGGLLVAGHLRARGKVASHLFSFYGGLKLVRHERRRARDRATRLQAFLEAMHLGATAGLKELDRLTLARTQMELRFRGRRSNSSLPELADFILSRPMVSAAMIARHLRITPRGALNLVNEIGIREITGRGRYRAWGII, translated from the coding sequence ATGCGCTACGATATCGACGGTGCGATGCTTCAAACCCTGCTTCCATTCCTTGCCGCGGCGGAGGATGCGGTGGCGCGGCTGGACGAGCGGGTATTACGCTCGCCGGTGGGTGAAGGCTTTGCCGAACGCAGCCATTTCTTCGATGCCGCCGGTGCGCTTTGGGTGGCCGGCGAACTCGTGCATGTCGAGGATCTGGTTTTGCACGATGCGCATATGGATAGCCGCGCCCCCAGCCACGAACTGACGATCGCCCATTCCGTGCTGCGGGCACGTCGACGCATCTGGACCGGCGAACCGTCCTGGGCGCTTGGAGCGCCGGGGCTTGCGACGCTGACGGCGACGCTCGGGGAAGGGGAGGGTGATGCGCGGGAACCGAAGCGTCCCGAAGCCTCCGCCGAGGTTGACGAGGAGGGTGAGGATGAAGACGCGCCGCTCGCCGCCGAAATGGCGGAGATCGACGCCATCCTCGCGCGGTCGCAGAAGCTCATCGATATCCATACGGGAAAGACGTCGGCAAGCGAGCAGGTCGCAATCCCCACGGCAAGGCGAAACGAAGATCCTCTGGGCTTGCTCGGCGATGACGAATGGGATGAGGAGCAGCGGCTGGCGGAGTGGCGGAGTGTGCTGCCGCTGGCCGATACGTTGCCGCCGGTTCTCGGCGCCGTCATCCTTTTCGAGGCCTGGGAGAGGATCGAGCCGCTGCGACGCCAGCACTGGCTCGGCGGTCTTCTGGTCGCCGGCCATCTGCGTGCCCGCGGCAAGGTCGCCTCGCATCTCTTTTCTTTTTACGGCGGGCTGAAACTGGTGCGCCATGAGCGTCGCCGGGCCCGCGACCGGGCAACGCGGCTACAAGCCTTTCTGGAGGCTATGCATCTGGGTGCTACCGCCGGACTCAAGGAGCTCGACCGGTTGACGCTGGCGCGCACGCAGATGGAGCTGCGTTTTCGCGGCCGTCGTTCGAATAGCAGCCTGCCGGAACTTGCCGATTTCATCCTGTCGCGGCCGATGGTCTCGGCGGCGATGATCGCCCGTCATCTGCGCATCACGCCGCGCGGCGCGCTCAATCTTGTCAACGAGATCGGCATCCGCGAAATCACCGGCCGCGGCCGCTATCGCGCCTGGGGTATCATCTAA
- the pbpC gene encoding penicillin-binding protein 1C, whose amino-acid sequence MKRWHKFAIGSAAGIVLAGAALFALGAADKAYPPPLDEANAVSAEVLDADGQLLRAFATSEGRWRLKTAVADVDPQFLRMLIAYEDQRFYDHDGVDVWALGRAATQLVSNGRIVSGASTLSMQVARLIEPREGRSLSAKLLQLVRAVQIERRLSKEQILNLYLTHAPYGGNLEGVRAASLAYFGKEPRRLTVAEAALLVALPQLPERRRPDRNLKAAEAARQRVLDRVAVTEAVGDGEAERAEGVAVPPRRMQLPALAAHVAEAARRKEPDVLKHQTTLKKQVQQGLESVARAAAMKLGPKLSLAMVMADAQTGAIVGEVGSADYFDASRSGWIDMTRVNRSPGSTLKPFIYGLAFEQGLVSQETIIEDRPADFFGYRPRNFDMSYQGDVTVREALQLSLNVPAVKLLDAVGPSRLMVRFRRAEVRPVLPPNETPGLAIGLGGIGMTLKDLVQLYTALANRGQPSRLGDGITGTPGKLDGEPLLEPVAVWNIADILSGVIPPAGAPQRGIAYKTGTSYGYRDAWSVGYDGRYVLGVWVGRPDNSAVPGLTGYGTAAPILFEGFAKSGISTTPLPRPPAGAVRIAQSELPISQRRFALNASGLLVASGREPAPQIVYPPEGAHIDLGAGAGDLSPLMLKLQGGRAPFRWLANGKPLPDLSRRRTQQWLPDGGGYSKLTVIDSAGRAASVGVFID is encoded by the coding sequence ATGAAGCGGTGGCACAAGTTTGCGATCGGATCCGCGGCCGGCATCGTTCTTGCCGGCGCGGCCCTTTTCGCGCTCGGTGCTGCCGACAAGGCCTATCCGCCGCCACTCGACGAGGCGAATGCCGTCTCCGCCGAGGTGCTGGATGCCGATGGGCAATTGCTGCGCGCCTTCGCGACCTCGGAAGGCCGCTGGCGGCTGAAGACGGCGGTCGCCGACGTCGACCCGCAATTCCTGCGCATGCTGATCGCCTATGAGGACCAGCGTTTTTATGATCACGACGGCGTCGACGTCTGGGCGCTCGGGCGGGCCGCCACGCAATTGGTCAGCAATGGCCGCATCGTTTCCGGCGCCTCGACGCTGTCGATGCAGGTGGCGCGGCTGATCGAACCGCGCGAAGGACGCTCGCTTTCGGCAAAGCTCCTGCAATTGGTGCGCGCCGTGCAGATCGAGCGGCGGCTGTCGAAAGAACAGATCCTCAATCTCTACCTCACCCATGCGCCCTATGGCGGTAATCTGGAAGGCGTGCGCGCCGCAAGCCTTGCTTATTTCGGCAAGGAGCCGCGGCGCCTGACGGTCGCCGAAGCGGCCCTGCTCGTCGCCCTGCCGCAACTGCCGGAACGGCGCCGGCCGGACCGCAATCTCAAGGCAGCCGAGGCAGCACGCCAGCGCGTGCTTGACCGCGTGGCGGTGACCGAAGCCGTCGGCGACGGCGAAGCGGAGCGGGCCGAAGGTGTGGCGGTCCCGCCGCGGCGCATGCAATTGCCGGCGCTGGCCGCCCATGTCGCGGAAGCCGCACGGCGCAAGGAGCCTGATGTCCTCAAGCACCAGACGACTTTGAAGAAACAGGTGCAGCAGGGGCTGGAATCGGTCGCGCGGGCAGCGGCGATGAAGCTCGGGCCGAAGCTTTCGCTCGCCATGGTGATGGCGGATGCGCAGACCGGCGCGATCGTCGGCGAGGTCGGCTCGGCCGATTATTTCGACGCCAGCCGCTCCGGCTGGATCGACATGACGCGCGTCAACCGCTCGCCGGGCTCGACGCTGAAGCCCTTCATCTACGGGCTCGCCTTCGAGCAGGGCCTCGTCTCCCAGGAGACGATCATCGAGGACCGGCCGGCCGATTTTTTCGGCTACCGGCCGCGCAATTTCGATATGAGCTATCAGGGCGACGTCACCGTGCGCGAGGCGCTGCAGCTTTCGCTGAACGTGCCGGCCGTCAAGCTGCTCGATGCCGTCGGGCCGTCGCGGCTGATGGTCCGCTTTCGCCGCGCCGAGGTGCGCCCGGTGCTGCCGCCGAACGAGACGCCGGGACTGGCGATCGGTCTCGGCGGCATTGGCATGACGCTGAAGGATCTGGTGCAGCTCTATACGGCGCTCGCCAATCGCGGCCAGCCGTCAAGGCTCGGCGACGGCATCACCGGCACACCGGGCAAGCTGGACGGCGAACCGCTGCTGGAGCCGGTCGCGGTCTGGAACATCGCCGATATTCTGTCCGGCGTCATTCCGCCTGCCGGCGCGCCGCAGCGCGGCATCGCCTACAAGACCGGCACGAGCTACGGCTATCGCGACGCCTGGTCGGTCGGCTATGACGGTCGTTATGTGCTCGGCGTCTGGGTCGGACGGCCCGACAATAGCGCCGTGCCGGGTTTGACCGGCTACGGCACCGCCGCCCCCATCCTGTTCGAAGGTTTCGCCAAGTCCGGCATATCGACGACGCCGCTGCCCCGCCCGCCCGCCGGCGCCGTGCGCATCGCCCAATCCGAACTGCCGATCAGCCAGCGGCGTTTCGCCCTCAACGCCAGCGGCCTGCTCGTCGCCTCCGGCCGCGAGCCGGCGCCTCAGATCGTCTATCCGCCCGAGGGCGCCCATATCGATCTCGGTGCCGGAGCAGGCGACCTGTCACCGCTAATGCTGAAGCTGCAAGGCGGCCGCGCCCCCTTCCGCTGGCTTGCCAACGGCAAGCCGCTGCCCGACCTCTCCCGCCGGCGCACCCAGCAATGGCTGCCCGATGGCGGCGGCTATTCGAAACTGACCGTTATCGACTCGGCCGGCCGCGCCGCAAGTGTGGGCGTCTTCATCGACTGA